The Arachis duranensis cultivar V14167 chromosome 2, aradu.V14167.gnm2.J7QH, whole genome shotgun sequence genome has a window encoding:
- the LOC107473369 gene encoding protein TIME FOR COFFEE isoform X1 translates to MREEVYSWRELENRRDQPWRLPPPPATVSTDAVGTEPSLSGSPQWFYCSFFAEEGVNKRGRSKRLRSSQSRREEGDEHSTEESVGNEQDDDIVQQDAGATATGSVNTTSSFAASDQILRRSFVPPPTLKVTDEMIGVAVPRKARSASVKRSNENCVSASGGGGDRNFRQQSNSPVEPASPSSSSVSGKKKMKAIGDSSETLKSQSSDIEIEIAELLYGLRTSKKNDTSSSKDADKKKVDECNSSHALVPCNSTTAELVSVQTEQSASVHCHGGNAVVNESGSSEAPNDVIGEDKNSGAGSGVFTDGRSASPVREKPKWLTELDVEKQNSASTKVVPTVPGTSGQRVGKFEIDLMAPPPVMPSPEGDDLSKGDVIPETKPWALNLEKKREDSSAKVEDMEKTFKREKTADETEEAKKVTLRERCDVLKHDLEKPNNVNDTSPSIKLEEQNSNKEKYTRLSNPKVEKTAQYSSMPLSTAGLGHPNNLSSVGCTMPSETVFKMDKATGSSTKFEHVKEVPSQPQPKRCATHHYIARNIFLHQQFTKMNALLAPSIGSASLCGTKPNNPSAESLVIGKQSQKHHAVQGKGSSTTSDSSLTAVKSSNNANATDSTQRMQLMLQQGSHPGSTSNLVHAPAYLLPPGQHQASVAAATSQAGLNSTTGALSYKSHSSGARSLATSSTLPAVAASMSFSYPNFSTSDTPYVTIVQNNGYSFPYSTSLAGANAAIRGANPAQAPQILNGTCYSSQSIHPPQHPQQHPHSQVLVPPSYPNPSTSSSSSSYKQSQGAQFNGNSILTSPPMQSQQSQKQHASLSHHLKHETEVNRDNASSVVNRKSYPQKNVHGHNFTIPAQPVNLSFRPSVISDNVGGNSRNISDKQQQQQASKGGVETTPSQAFAISFGAYNGTNVPSNLNFSAVGQNPVIFHSLPDISWQGYQAASTPHSTQQRPYSITEGKSGGSSSHQEDEKKITHGKSSTNYGPTTLVFDNSSKNVNFMFSPSNGNWPNCTVASSSVTSVSSTAITSAPLSSNASSSQEPSLLHLQKQYGIQQSQQQPAMATWYKAPSTNINSATKFANDIPVFTQTQSKSSTQASNSRSSGRTMDSHLHHAPVITSNAPNLKSYSQEQGRISQGRMQISFGGDYTTPLPPQGQLISNNRPVSTTVAGTPPNGGNVKPNPEGRKVSSSMNTSSVNTSQSQQTDNSSAGSGKKSSPVCGRNVPSILSSCPSQLSELKY, encoded by the exons ATGAGAGAAGAAGTATACTCATGGAGAGAACTAGAGAATCGAAGAGATCAGCCATGGCGTCTTCCACCGCCGCCGGCAACGGTTTCCACAGACGCAGTAGGCACCGAACCATCGCTCTCAGGGAGTCCTCAG TGGTTTTACTGTTCGTTTTTCGCAGAGGAAGGTGTGAACAAGAGAGGGAGGAGCAAGAGATTGAGAAGCTCTCAATCGCGCAGGGAGGAAGGCGACGAGCACAGCACCGAAGAGAGCGTCGGAAACGAGCAGGACGACGACATAGTACAGCAAGACGCCGGAGCTACTGCGACAGGTTCCGTCAATACGACGTCGTCGTTCGCCGCCTCCGATCAAATTCTTCGCCGGAGCTTCGTTCCGCCGCCGACGCTAAAGGTCACGGACGAGATGATCGGCGTCGCGGTTCCGAGGAAAGCTCGTTCAG CATCTGTGAAAAGATCGAACGAAAATTGTGTCTCTGCAAGCGGCGGCGGCGGCGACCGGAATTTCCGGCAACAGTCGAATTCTCCGGTTGAGCCAGCATCTCCTTCTTCTTCGAGTGTTTctgggaagaaaaagatg AAAGCGATTGGTGATTCTTCTGAGACATTGAAATCGCAATCATCAGATATTGAGATTGAAATAGCTGAGCTTCTTTACGGTTTGAGGACTTCCAAGAAAAACGACACGTCGTCTTCTAAGGATGCAG ATAAAAAGAAAGTGGACGAGTGCAACAGTTCTCATGCTTTAGTACCTTGTAATTCAACAACAGCAGAGTTGGTTAGTGTTCAAACTGAGCAATCTGCAAGTGTTCATTGTCACGGTGGTAATGCAGTTGTTAACGAAAGTGGATCATCAGAGGCTCCAAATGATGTCATAGGGGAAGATAAGAATTCAGGTGCCGGAAGTGGTGTTTTCACTGATGGAAGATCAGCCTCCCCTGTGAGGGAAAAGCCGAAGTGGCTCACCGAGCTGGATGTTGAGAAACAGAATTCAGCTTCAACTAAAGT GGTACCTACTGTTCCGGGGACCAGTGGCCAAAGAGTAGGCAAGTTTGAGATTGATCTGATG GCTCCTCCTCCTGTGATGCCATCCCCTGAAGGAGATGACTTATCAAAGGGTGATGTCATACCAGAGACTAAACCTTGGGCACTGAATTTGGAAAAG AAGAGAGAAGATAGCAGTGCGAAGGTTGAAGACATGGAAAAAACATTTAAGAGAGAAAAAACTGCAGATGAAACAGAAGAGGCAAAAAAGGTCACACTTAGAGAAAGATGTGATGTGCTAAAACATGATTTGGAGAAGCCAAACAATGTTAATGATACAAGTCCAAGCATTAAGTTAGAAGAGCAGAATAGTAATAAGGAAAAATATACTAGATTATCAAATCCCAAAGTTGAGAAAActg CTCAATATAGCTCAATGCCTCTATCAACTGCTGGATTGGGTCATCCAAACAATCTCTCTTCCGTTGG ATGCACAATGCCTTCAGAGACAGTTTTTAAGATGGACAAAGCCACAGGATCATCGACAAAGTTTGAG CATGTGAAGGAAGTTCCTTCTCAGCCACAACCAAAGAGATGTGCAACCCATCATTACATTGCTCGTAACATCTTCTTACACCAGCAGTTCACAAAGATGAACGCCCTTTTGGCACCATCTATTGGCTCTGCTTCGCTGTGTGGCACAAAGCCCAACAATCCCTCGGCAGAAAGTTTGGTTATTGGGAAGCAATCTCAGAAACACCATGCAGTACAGGGGAAAGGGTCATCTACCACAAGTGATTCTAGTCTTACGGCAGTTAAAAGTTCTAATAATGCCAATGCAACGGATTCAACACAAAGGATGCAGCTCATGCTCCAGCAAGGTTCACATCCTGGCTCAACTAGCAATCTAGTG CATGCTCCTGCTTATTTACTTCCTCCGGGTCAGCATCAGGCATCAGTAGCAGCAGCTACAAGTCAGGCAGGTTTAAATTCCACCACCGGTGCTTTGTCATATAAGTCCCATAGTTCAGGTGCTAGATCTCTTGCTACCTCTTCAACTTTGCCAGCGGTAGCAGCTTCAATGAGCTttagctacccaaatttttcaACCAGTGATACTCCGTATGTGACAATAGTTCAAAATAATGGTTACTCATTCCCGTATTCGACCTCATTGGCTGGGGCTAATGCAGCAATCAGAGGTGCAAACCCTGCACAGGCACCACAAATACTCAATGGGACTTGCTACTCTTCTCAATCAATTCATCCTcctcagcatccacaacagcaCCCTCATTCACAAGTACTGGTTCCACCAAGTTATCCCAATCCAAGCACATCGAGCAGTTCATCATCATATAAGCAGTCACAGGGTGCACAGTTTAATGGCAATAGCATTTTGACCTCTCCACCTATGCAATCACAACAGTCACAAAAGCAACACGCCTCGCTGTCCCACCATCTCAAGCATGAAACTGAGGTTAACAGAGACAATGCCTCATCTGTTGTGAATCGAAAATCTTACCCACAAAAGAACGTGCATGGACACAACTTCACAATTCCAGCTCAGCCAGTGAACTTATCTTTCCGGCCATCTGTAATTTCAGACAATGTTGGTGGAAACAGTCGGAATATCAGTGACAAGCAACAACAGCAACAGGCTTCTAAAGGCGGAGTGGAGACTACACCATCTCAAGCATTTGCAATATCATTTGGTGCATATAATGGGACAAACGTTCCTTCAAACCTTAACTTCTCAGCTGTGGGACAGAACCCCGTGATATTTCATAGCCTGCCTGATATTTCATGGCAAGGATATCAAGCTGCAAGCACACCTCATTCTACTCAGCAAAGGCCTTATTCAATAACTGAAGGGAAGAGTGGAGGTAGTTCTTCCCATCAAGAAGATGAGAAGAAAATCACTCATGGAAAATCATCAACCAATTATGGACCAACAACTCTTGTTTTTGATAATTCATCAAAGAATGTTAACTTTATGTTTTCTCCTTCAAACGGAAACTGGCCTAATTGCACTGTTGCTTCAAGTTCAGTAACAAGTGTGTCTTCAACTGCAATAACAAGTGCGCCTCTTTCTAGTAATGCCTCAAGTTCTCAAGAGCCATCATTGCTTCACCTTCAGAAGCAGTATGGTATTCAACAGTCACAGCAGCAGCCTGCTATGGCTACTTGGTATAAAGCACCATCCACCAATATCAATTCGGCTACAAAGTTTGCCAATGATATCCCTGTTTTCACACAAACTCAAAGCAAAAGTTCTACCCAAGCTTCTAACTCTAGGAGCTCAGGAAGAACCATGGATTCTCATCTTCATCATGCACCTGTTATAACATCTAATGCTCCAAACCTCAAAAGTTATTCTCAGGAGCAAGGAAGAATTTCACAGGGTCGTATGCAAATTTCATTTGGGGGAGATTACACAACCCCCCTGCCACCGCAAGGGCAACTAATCAGTAACAACCGACCTGTGTCTACAACAGTTGCAGGCACTCCACCTAATGGGGGCAATGTGAAGCCAAATCCAGAGGGAAGGAAAGTTAGTTCATCGATGAACACTTCATCGGTGAACACTTCTCAATCGCAACAAACTGATAATTCTTCTGCTGGGAGTGGTAAAAAATCTTCTCCAGTTTGTGGGAGAAATGTTCCTTCAATTTTAAGCTCATGCCCCAGCCAACTATCTGAGCTAAAGtattaa
- the LOC107473369 gene encoding protein TIME FOR COFFEE isoform X2 gives MERTRESKRSAMASSTAAGNGFHRRSRHRTIALRESSEEGVNKRGRSKRLRSSQSRREEGDEHSTEESVGNEQDDDIVQQDAGATATGSVNTTSSFAASDQILRRSFVPPPTLKVTDEMIGVAVPRKARSASVKRSNENCVSASGGGGDRNFRQQSNSPVEPASPSSSSVSGKKKMKAIGDSSETLKSQSSDIEIEIAELLYGLRTSKKNDTSSSKDADKKKVDECNSSHALVPCNSTTAELVSVQTEQSASVHCHGGNAVVNESGSSEAPNDVIGEDKNSGAGSGVFTDGRSASPVREKPKWLTELDVEKQNSASTKVVPTVPGTSGQRVGKFEIDLMAPPPVMPSPEGDDLSKGDVIPETKPWALNLEKKREDSSAKVEDMEKTFKREKTADETEEAKKVTLRERCDVLKHDLEKPNNVNDTSPSIKLEEQNSNKEKYTRLSNPKVEKTAQYSSMPLSTAGLGHPNNLSSVGCTMPSETVFKMDKATGSSTKFEHVKEVPSQPQPKRCATHHYIARNIFLHQQFTKMNALLAPSIGSASLCGTKPNNPSAESLVIGKQSQKHHAVQGKGSSTTSDSSLTAVKSSNNANATDSTQRMQLMLQQGSHPGSTSNLVHAPAYLLPPGQHQASVAAATSQAGLNSTTGALSYKSHSSGARSLATSSTLPAVAASMSFSYPNFSTSDTPYVTIVQNNGYSFPYSTSLAGANAAIRGANPAQAPQILNGTCYSSQSIHPPQHPQQHPHSQVLVPPSYPNPSTSSSSSSYKQSQGAQFNGNSILTSPPMQSQQSQKQHASLSHHLKHETEVNRDNASSVVNRKSYPQKNVHGHNFTIPAQPVNLSFRPSVISDNVGGNSRNISDKQQQQQASKGGVETTPSQAFAISFGAYNGTNVPSNLNFSAVGQNPVIFHSLPDISWQGYQAASTPHSTQQRPYSITEGKSGGSSSHQEDEKKITHGKSSTNYGPTTLVFDNSSKNVNFMFSPSNGNWPNCTVASSSVTSVSSTAITSAPLSSNASSSQEPSLLHLQKQYGIQQSQQQPAMATWYKAPSTNINSATKFANDIPVFTQTQSKSSTQASNSRSSGRTMDSHLHHAPVITSNAPNLKSYSQEQGRISQGRMQISFGGDYTTPLPPQGQLISNNRPVSTTVAGTPPNGGNVKPNPEGRKVSSSMNTSSVNTSQSQQTDNSSAGSGKKSSPVCGRNVPSILSSCPSQLSELKY, from the exons ATGGAGAGAACTAGAGAATCGAAGAGATCAGCCATGGCGTCTTCCACCGCCGCCGGCAACGGTTTCCACAGACGCAGTAGGCACCGAACCATCGCTCTCAGGGAGTCCTCAG AGGAAGGTGTGAACAAGAGAGGGAGGAGCAAGAGATTGAGAAGCTCTCAATCGCGCAGGGAGGAAGGCGACGAGCACAGCACCGAAGAGAGCGTCGGAAACGAGCAGGACGACGACATAGTACAGCAAGACGCCGGAGCTACTGCGACAGGTTCCGTCAATACGACGTCGTCGTTCGCCGCCTCCGATCAAATTCTTCGCCGGAGCTTCGTTCCGCCGCCGACGCTAAAGGTCACGGACGAGATGATCGGCGTCGCGGTTCCGAGGAAAGCTCGTTCAG CATCTGTGAAAAGATCGAACGAAAATTGTGTCTCTGCAAGCGGCGGCGGCGGCGACCGGAATTTCCGGCAACAGTCGAATTCTCCGGTTGAGCCAGCATCTCCTTCTTCTTCGAGTGTTTctgggaagaaaaagatg AAAGCGATTGGTGATTCTTCTGAGACATTGAAATCGCAATCATCAGATATTGAGATTGAAATAGCTGAGCTTCTTTACGGTTTGAGGACTTCCAAGAAAAACGACACGTCGTCTTCTAAGGATGCAG ATAAAAAGAAAGTGGACGAGTGCAACAGTTCTCATGCTTTAGTACCTTGTAATTCAACAACAGCAGAGTTGGTTAGTGTTCAAACTGAGCAATCTGCAAGTGTTCATTGTCACGGTGGTAATGCAGTTGTTAACGAAAGTGGATCATCAGAGGCTCCAAATGATGTCATAGGGGAAGATAAGAATTCAGGTGCCGGAAGTGGTGTTTTCACTGATGGAAGATCAGCCTCCCCTGTGAGGGAAAAGCCGAAGTGGCTCACCGAGCTGGATGTTGAGAAACAGAATTCAGCTTCAACTAAAGT GGTACCTACTGTTCCGGGGACCAGTGGCCAAAGAGTAGGCAAGTTTGAGATTGATCTGATG GCTCCTCCTCCTGTGATGCCATCCCCTGAAGGAGATGACTTATCAAAGGGTGATGTCATACCAGAGACTAAACCTTGGGCACTGAATTTGGAAAAG AAGAGAGAAGATAGCAGTGCGAAGGTTGAAGACATGGAAAAAACATTTAAGAGAGAAAAAACTGCAGATGAAACAGAAGAGGCAAAAAAGGTCACACTTAGAGAAAGATGTGATGTGCTAAAACATGATTTGGAGAAGCCAAACAATGTTAATGATACAAGTCCAAGCATTAAGTTAGAAGAGCAGAATAGTAATAAGGAAAAATATACTAGATTATCAAATCCCAAAGTTGAGAAAActg CTCAATATAGCTCAATGCCTCTATCAACTGCTGGATTGGGTCATCCAAACAATCTCTCTTCCGTTGG ATGCACAATGCCTTCAGAGACAGTTTTTAAGATGGACAAAGCCACAGGATCATCGACAAAGTTTGAG CATGTGAAGGAAGTTCCTTCTCAGCCACAACCAAAGAGATGTGCAACCCATCATTACATTGCTCGTAACATCTTCTTACACCAGCAGTTCACAAAGATGAACGCCCTTTTGGCACCATCTATTGGCTCTGCTTCGCTGTGTGGCACAAAGCCCAACAATCCCTCGGCAGAAAGTTTGGTTATTGGGAAGCAATCTCAGAAACACCATGCAGTACAGGGGAAAGGGTCATCTACCACAAGTGATTCTAGTCTTACGGCAGTTAAAAGTTCTAATAATGCCAATGCAACGGATTCAACACAAAGGATGCAGCTCATGCTCCAGCAAGGTTCACATCCTGGCTCAACTAGCAATCTAGTG CATGCTCCTGCTTATTTACTTCCTCCGGGTCAGCATCAGGCATCAGTAGCAGCAGCTACAAGTCAGGCAGGTTTAAATTCCACCACCGGTGCTTTGTCATATAAGTCCCATAGTTCAGGTGCTAGATCTCTTGCTACCTCTTCAACTTTGCCAGCGGTAGCAGCTTCAATGAGCTttagctacccaaatttttcaACCAGTGATACTCCGTATGTGACAATAGTTCAAAATAATGGTTACTCATTCCCGTATTCGACCTCATTGGCTGGGGCTAATGCAGCAATCAGAGGTGCAAACCCTGCACAGGCACCACAAATACTCAATGGGACTTGCTACTCTTCTCAATCAATTCATCCTcctcagcatccacaacagcaCCCTCATTCACAAGTACTGGTTCCACCAAGTTATCCCAATCCAAGCACATCGAGCAGTTCATCATCATATAAGCAGTCACAGGGTGCACAGTTTAATGGCAATAGCATTTTGACCTCTCCACCTATGCAATCACAACAGTCACAAAAGCAACACGCCTCGCTGTCCCACCATCTCAAGCATGAAACTGAGGTTAACAGAGACAATGCCTCATCTGTTGTGAATCGAAAATCTTACCCACAAAAGAACGTGCATGGACACAACTTCACAATTCCAGCTCAGCCAGTGAACTTATCTTTCCGGCCATCTGTAATTTCAGACAATGTTGGTGGAAACAGTCGGAATATCAGTGACAAGCAACAACAGCAACAGGCTTCTAAAGGCGGAGTGGAGACTACACCATCTCAAGCATTTGCAATATCATTTGGTGCATATAATGGGACAAACGTTCCTTCAAACCTTAACTTCTCAGCTGTGGGACAGAACCCCGTGATATTTCATAGCCTGCCTGATATTTCATGGCAAGGATATCAAGCTGCAAGCACACCTCATTCTACTCAGCAAAGGCCTTATTCAATAACTGAAGGGAAGAGTGGAGGTAGTTCTTCCCATCAAGAAGATGAGAAGAAAATCACTCATGGAAAATCATCAACCAATTATGGACCAACAACTCTTGTTTTTGATAATTCATCAAAGAATGTTAACTTTATGTTTTCTCCTTCAAACGGAAACTGGCCTAATTGCACTGTTGCTTCAAGTTCAGTAACAAGTGTGTCTTCAACTGCAATAACAAGTGCGCCTCTTTCTAGTAATGCCTCAAGTTCTCAAGAGCCATCATTGCTTCACCTTCAGAAGCAGTATGGTATTCAACAGTCACAGCAGCAGCCTGCTATGGCTACTTGGTATAAAGCACCATCCACCAATATCAATTCGGCTACAAAGTTTGCCAATGATATCCCTGTTTTCACACAAACTCAAAGCAAAAGTTCTACCCAAGCTTCTAACTCTAGGAGCTCAGGAAGAACCATGGATTCTCATCTTCATCATGCACCTGTTATAACATCTAATGCTCCAAACCTCAAAAGTTATTCTCAGGAGCAAGGAAGAATTTCACAGGGTCGTATGCAAATTTCATTTGGGGGAGATTACACAACCCCCCTGCCACCGCAAGGGCAACTAATCAGTAACAACCGACCTGTGTCTACAACAGTTGCAGGCACTCCACCTAATGGGGGCAATGTGAAGCCAAATCCAGAGGGAAGGAAAGTTAGTTCATCGATGAACACTTCATCGGTGAACACTTCTCAATCGCAACAAACTGATAATTCTTCTGCTGGGAGTGGTAAAAAATCTTCTCCAGTTTGTGGGAGAAATGTTCCTTCAATTTTAAGCTCATGCCCCAGCCAACTATCTGAGCTAAAGtattaa